CTGGCCACGCACTACGGCTCGCTGTCGTTCGACATCGCCCGTCTGGCCAACGAGAACCCGGACCTGGGCGAGCGCATCCACCCCGACGGGCCCGAGATCTGGGCGCAGGTGGTCTACGCCCGCGACCACGAGTGGGCCGAGACGGAGGACGACGTGCTGCGCCGCCGCACGACGGTGACGATCCGCGGCCTGGACACCGCCGACGTACGGGCCAGGGTGCGGGAACTCCTCGCGCGCAAGCGGGGCTGAGCGCCCCGCCGCGGGCCGGAAGTCCGGAGGGGAGAGGCACCATGGGGGCGCCCCTCCCCTCCCCCGTTTCCGCCTCCCGCCGGACTCCCGCCGGATTCGCCGCCCTCCCCCGCTCCGCTCACCCGGGTCGCAGGCATAATGGAAGCACGCAGACATCGGATGTCTGTGTCAGGGAGGGCGCAAGATGGCGGTCACGGACGAGGCGATCGAGAAGATCAAAGGAATGATCGTCTCCGGCAAGCTGCGGCCGGGCGACCGGCTGCCCAAGGAGAGCGAGCTGGCGGCCGAGCTCGGCCTGTCCCGCAACTCGCTCCGTGAGGCGGTGCGCGCGCTCGCGCTGATACGCATCCTGGACGTACGGCAGGGCGACGGCACGTACGTCACGAGCCTCGACTCCCAGCTGCTGCTGGAGGCGATGAGCTTCGTCGTCGACTTCCACCGCGACGACACGGTGCTGGAGCTGCTCGCCGTACGCCGCATCCTGGAGCCCGCCGCCACCGCGCTGGCCTGCGCCGGCATCGGGGACCCCGAGCTGGACGCGCTGGAGGCGGAGCTGGCGGAGCTGGGCCACGACCCGTCCGTGGAGGAACTGGTCCGCGCCGACCTGGAGTTCCACCGCCGCATCGTGCAGGCGTCGGGGAACTCCGTGCTCAGCTCGCTGCTGGAGGGGCTGTCGGGGCCGACGGCCCGCGCCCGCATCTGGCGCGGTCTCACGCAGGAGGACGCGGTACGGCGCACGCTCACCGAGCACCGGGCGATCCTCGACGCGATGCGCAGCCGGGACGCGGAGGCGGCCAGGTCGTGGGCGACGGTGCACATCGCGAGCGTGGAGCAGTGGCTGCGCCGGACGCTGTGACCCGGGGGCCCGGACGGGAAGGGCCGGGCCGCGGCCGCCTGCCGCGCCCGGCCGCCCGGCCTCAGTCCCCGAGGTAGAGCCGGCGGGCGTTGCCGCCGAAGAACGCCTCCCGCTCCGCCGCCGTCAGGTCCGCCACCGCCTCCTCGGCCAGTTCGACGACCCGCCCGTAGTCCGCCGCCAGCGTGCACACCGGCCAGTCCGAGCCGAAGAGGATCCGGCCGGGCCCGAAGACGTCGATCACGTGCCGGGCGTACGGCAGCACGTCCGCCGGCCGCCAGTGCTCCCAGTCCGCCTGCGTGACCAGGCC
The Streptomyces sp. CNQ-509 DNA segment above includes these coding regions:
- a CDS encoding FadR/GntR family transcriptional regulator; translation: MAVTDEAIEKIKGMIVSGKLRPGDRLPKESELAAELGLSRNSLREAVRALALIRILDVRQGDGTYVTSLDSQLLLEAMSFVVDFHRDDTVLELLAVRRILEPAATALACAGIGDPELDALEAELAELGHDPSVEELVRADLEFHRRIVQASGNSVLSSLLEGLSGPTARARIWRGLTQEDAVRRTLTEHRAILDAMRSRDAEAARSWATVHIASVEQWLRRTL